One stretch of Microplitis mediator isolate UGA2020A chromosome 9, iyMicMedi2.1, whole genome shotgun sequence DNA includes these proteins:
- the LOC130674119 gene encoding transmembrane emp24 domain-containing protein 7 has product MNFLPKLISIILLFSLVLFVGSVELTFELPDNAKECFYQEIEKNTSATLEFQVVTGGQYDIDVILEAPNKEIIYRQVKTQFDSHTFNAQMTGEYKACFSNEFSTFSHKLVYMDFQVGDEFAVPGLEEHVTAMTQMESSGQEIHKNLVRIVDYQTSHRLREAQGRKRAEDLNERVLWWSIMETGAILITTIGQVLVLKNFFTDRKPYQRL; this is encoded by the exons ATTTTCTACCAAAGttgatttcaataattttattattttcattagttTTATTTGTGGGCAGTGTAGAATTAACTTTTGAACTGCCAGATAATGCCAAAGAATGTTTCTATCAAGAGATAGAAAAAAACACTTCAGCTACTCTTGAATTTCAAGTAG TGACTGGTGGCCAATATGATATTGATGTTATTTTAGAAGCCccaaataaagaaattatttatcgtcAAGTTAAAACACAGTTTGATTCTCACACATTTAATGCTCAAATGACAGGAGAATACAAAGCTTGTTTCAGTAatgaattttctacattttCACACAAGTTAGTCTATATGGATTTTCAAGTCGGAGATGAATTTGCTGTTCCCGGGTTGGAAGAGCATGTTACAGCAATGACTCAG ATGGAGTCTTCGGGTCAAGAAATACATAAGAATTTAGTTCGCATTGTGGACTATCAAACTTCTCATAGATTACGAGAAGCGCAAGGACGTAAACGAGCAGAAGATTTGAATGAAAGAGTTCTTTGGTGGTCAATTATGGAAACAGGTGCGATTCTGATAACTACTATCGGACAAGTTTTAGTgctaaaaaacttttttactgATCGTAAACCATACCAGCGATTGTAG